In Gimesia benthica, a single window of DNA contains:
- a CDS encoding SMI1/KNR4 family protein, which translates to MWDLNQPAWNDPLTGTMLSDAESRLNVRFPADYVSALREKNGGTTLGEYIPIPKQEIPSHLAPYVDHGHISITGIHGIGNGHGSVLKTEYMTEEWKLPGGFVLLDGDGHTWIAFDYRKTKSEPAIVFLESESGDTLYVAENFSQLFSNLVTHESLFDEDGEFIGLLPENQ; encoded by the coding sequence ATGTGGGACCTCAATCAACCAGCCTGGAATGATCCACTTACAGGCACAATGCTTTCAGATGCTGAAAGTCGCCTGAATGTGAGATTCCCTGCTGACTATGTTTCTGCTCTCAGAGAGAAGAACGGCGGTACAACACTCGGCGAATACATTCCAATACCGAAGCAGGAAATTCCCTCCCATCTCGCTCCCTATGTTGATCATGGGCATATTTCAATTACCGGCATTCACGGAATCGGAAACGGTCATGGAAGCGTATTGAAAACGGAATACATGACAGAAGAATGGAAATTACCCGGGGGCTTCGTGTTGCTCGATGGTGATGGTCATACCTGGATTGCATTCGACTATCGGAAAACAAAATCAGAACCAGCAATCGTCTTCCTAGAATCGGAATCGGGAGACACTTTATATGTTGCGGAAAACTTTTCACAGCTTTTCTCTAATCTTGTCACCCATGAATCACTCTTCGATGAAGATGGTGAATTTATCGGACTGCTGCCTGAGAATCAGTAG